Proteins from a single region of Novosphingobium sp. CECT 9465:
- a CDS encoding pilus assembly protein codes for MSCFHRLFLALLRNRAGNILPLSAMAIFAVAALIGGAIDISRAWRTQTRLQAACDAAVLAGRKSVSTEGFDARAKAQADTYFAANFNEDYYGARDTEFSASSADNGSTIDGSATTFMPPLLMHLFGFGAMEVTIDCTASMGVGNSDIMMVLDTTGSMSWALAGSTQTRMEALRVSMKNFYDTVETALSGTNARIRYGFVPYSSTVNVGQLLVDQDPAYLVDSWTIQSRKPIYKTVKTLSGYGTPANASSETTTTPVYTNWANYNSTLYLSLNSCNNHKPADTAWTNSGAATVASVTTTNASGQQVVTTTTTQVQTATLYACNNALLSYRLKYRTGTREVVHTETQTADPIYVTAEAFDRWEYRPVTYDTSRFKLFETTTTYTGENAAAVSSQWDGCIEERATVSEDSFTWSSINGMTPTGAMDLDIDNAPDGSDATRWAPLWPEVAYIRTVTYFGTVYMNSALPSPTGQQASSFCPTAARLLAPMDKSSYYAFADSLVAEGGTYHDIGMAWGGRLFSSDGMWADNVREAPDNGGEVSRHLIFMTDGEMSPSYSTQSAWGIEYHDHRVTDDGVTGDTSRHNARFLALCEAVKAKGIRLWVIAFAQTMTTELDACASDESAFTAENASKLDAAFQSIAKQVGELRVVQ; via the coding sequence ATGTCGTGTTTCCACCGTCTTTTCCTTGCCCTCCTGCGCAATCGCGCGGGCAATATCCTGCCGCTTTCGGCGATGGCGATATTTGCGGTGGCAGCGCTGATCGGCGGGGCAATCGATATCAGCCGCGCCTGGCGGACGCAGACCCGGCTACAGGCCGCCTGCGATGCCGCCGTGCTTGCCGGTCGCAAGTCGGTAAGCACCGAAGGCTTCGACGCCAGGGCCAAGGCGCAGGCCGACACCTATTTTGCGGCCAACTTCAACGAGGATTATTACGGCGCGCGCGATACCGAATTCAGCGCCTCTTCCGCCGATAACGGCAGCACGATCGATGGCAGCGCCACGACATTCATGCCGCCCCTGCTGATGCACCTGTTCGGCTTCGGCGCAATGGAAGTGACCATCGATTGCACGGCATCGATGGGCGTTGGCAACAGCGACATCATGATGGTGCTCGACACCACCGGGTCCATGTCGTGGGCACTGGCGGGAAGTACGCAGACGCGGATGGAGGCGCTGCGCGTCTCGATGAAGAACTTCTACGATACGGTCGAAACCGCCTTGTCAGGCACCAATGCCCGCATTCGCTATGGTTTCGTACCCTATAGTTCCACGGTCAACGTGGGGCAGCTGCTGGTCGATCAGGACCCTGCCTATCTTGTCGACAGCTGGACGATCCAGTCGCGCAAACCGATCTACAAGACGGTCAAGACGCTCAGCGGGTACGGCACCCCGGCCAATGCCAGTAGCGAGACAACGACCACGCCAGTCTACACCAATTGGGCGAATTACAACTCCACGCTCTATCTCAGCCTCAACAGCTGCAACAACCACAAGCCCGCCGACACCGCCTGGACGAACAGCGGGGCGGCCACGGTCGCCAGCGTGACGACGACGAACGCTTCGGGGCAACAGGTGGTCACCACCACTACCACGCAGGTCCAGACGGCAACCCTTTACGCCTGCAACAATGCCCTGCTCAGCTACAGGCTCAAATACCGGACCGGAACACGCGAAGTCGTCCACACCGAGACGCAGACTGCGGATCCGATCTATGTGACCGCCGAAGCGTTCGACCGATGGGAATACCGCCCGGTCACTTACGATACGAGCCGCTTCAAACTGTTCGAAACGACCACGACCTACACCGGCGAAAACGCCGCTGCGGTCTCGTCGCAATGGGATGGTTGCATCGAGGAGCGCGCGACGGTCTCCGAAGACAGTTTCACGTGGTCTTCGATCAACGGGATGACGCCGACAGGCGCTATGGACCTCGATATCGACAACGCCCCGGATGGCTCAGATGCCACGCGCTGGGCGCCGTTGTGGCCAGAGGTCGCCTATATCCGTACCGTCACCTATTTCGGCACGGTTTACATGAACAGCGCGCTGCCTTCGCCCACCGGCCAGCAGGCGTCATCGTTCTGCCCCACCGCAGCCCGGCTGCTCGCGCCGATGGACAAGTCATCCTATTATGCCTTTGCGGATTCACTGGTGGCCGAAGGCGGCACGTATCACGATATCGGAATGGCGTGGGGCGGACGCCTGTTTTCGTCGGACGGCATGTGGGCAGACAATGTCCGCGAAGCGCCGGACAATGGCGGCGAGGTTTCGCGCCACCTGATCTTCATGACCGATGGAGAGATGTCGCCTTCCTATTCGACACAATCCGCCTGGGGTATCGAATACCATGACCACCGCGTGACGGACGATGGCGTGACGGGCGACACATCGCGCCACAATGCACGGTTTCTCGCCTTGTGCGAAGCGGTGAAGGCCAAGGGCATCCGCCTGTGGGTGATTGCCTTTGCCCAGACCATGACGACCGAACTCGATGCCTGCGCGTCTGACGAAAGTGCATTTACCGCGGAAAATGCCAGCAAGCTGGATGCAGCTTTCCAGTCCATCGCCAAGCAGGTGGGCGAATTGCGGGTCGTGCAATGA
- a CDS encoding class II 3-deoxy-7-phosphoheptulonate synthase produces the protein MAQNWTADSWRGYEGRHLPAYRNAEKLNEVETTLTSFPPLVFAGEARALKADLAQVAAGKGFLLQGGDCAESFAEFHPNNIRDTFRVLLQMAVVLTFASKQPVVKVGRMAGQFAKPRSSPVETIGGVELPSYLGDNINGIDFTPESRIPDPERMLRAYSQAAATLNLLRAFSTGGYANLRQVHQWTLDHIGKSPWATKFAEMADKIGESLDFMEACGVDPRTVPQLQGTSFYTSHEALLLQYEEAMTRQDSLTGDWYDTSAHMLWIGDRTRFEGSAHVEFLRGVGNPIGMKCGPSLTPDALLKMLDTLNPSREAGRMTLISRFGHDKVEAGLAPLVRAVKREGHPVVWSCDPMHGNVIKADNGYKTRPFDRILTEVKGFFAVHRAEGTHAGGIHIEMTGRDVTECTGGAVAITQEGLADRYHTHCDPRLNAAQSIELAFLLAEALNAERAGTKAEAA, from the coding sequence GTGGCACAGAACTGGACTGCGGATTCGTGGCGCGGATATGAAGGACGGCATCTGCCGGCTTATCGGAACGCCGAAAAGCTGAACGAGGTCGAGACGACCCTGACGAGCTTTCCGCCGCTGGTCTTTGCCGGCGAGGCACGCGCGCTCAAGGCTGATCTGGCGCAAGTGGCTGCGGGCAAGGGTTTCCTGCTGCAGGGCGGAGACTGCGCTGAAAGCTTTGCCGAATTCCACCCCAACAACATTCGCGACACTTTCCGTGTGCTGTTGCAGATGGCGGTCGTACTGACATTCGCCAGCAAGCAGCCGGTGGTGAAAGTGGGCCGCATGGCCGGGCAGTTCGCCAAGCCGCGCTCTTCGCCCGTCGAGACCATCGGTGGCGTGGAATTGCCGAGCTATCTTGGCGACAATATCAACGGCATCGATTTCACCCCGGAATCGCGCATTCCTGATCCCGAACGCATGCTGCGCGCCTATAGTCAGGCTGCCGCAACGCTGAACCTGCTGCGCGCGTTTTCGACCGGCGGTTATGCCAACTTGCGCCAGGTCCACCAGTGGACGCTGGACCATATCGGCAAAAGTCCGTGGGCGACGAAGTTTGCCGAGATGGCGGACAAGATCGGCGAATCGCTCGACTTCATGGAAGCCTGTGGCGTCGATCCGCGCACCGTGCCGCAGCTTCAGGGCACCAGTTTCTACACCAGCCACGAAGCGCTGCTGCTGCAATATGAAGAGGCAATGACCCGGCAGGATTCGCTGACCGGGGACTGGTACGATACCAGCGCACACATGCTGTGGATCGGCGATCGCACCCGCTTTGAAGGATCGGCCCATGTCGAATTCCTGCGCGGTGTGGGCAACCCCATCGGCATGAAGTGCGGTCCTTCGCTGACCCCGGACGCGCTGCTCAAGATGCTCGATACGCTCAACCCATCGCGCGAAGCCGGCCGGATGACGCTGATCAGCCGCTTCGGGCATGACAAGGTCGAGGCAGGGCTTGCCCCGCTCGTGCGCGCGGTGAAGCGCGAGGGGCACCCGGTGGTGTGGTCTTGCGATCCGATGCACGGCAACGTCATCAAGGCCGATAACGGGTACAAGACGCGCCCGTTCGACCGGATCCTGACCGAAGTGAAAGGCTTTTTTGCCGTTCACCGCGCCGAAGGTACGCATGCGGGCGGCATCCACATCGAGATGACCGGCCGCGATGTGACCGAATGCACCGGCGGCGCCGTGGCGATCACGCAGGAAGGCCTTGCGGACCGCTATCACACGCATTGCGATCCGCGCCTCAACGCCGCACAGTCGATCGAACTGGCGTTCCTGCTGGCCGAAGCGCTGAATGCAGAGCGCGCGGGCACCAAGGCCGAAGCGGCCTGA
- a CDS encoding ribonuclease HI produces the protein MSGKRRLKVFFDGGCRPNPGPIEVAAVVRGKVHIRDDLGHGSNSDAEWLALLHALEIAQATGAHDFELVGDSVPVIAQANGIAKGRSAAGRAHYARFVTLAEVHPPARIRWIRRAQNLAGIALAARHER, from the coding sequence ATGTCGGGCAAACGCAGGCTCAAGGTGTTCTTCGATGGCGGTTGCCGCCCCAATCCCGGCCCGATCGAAGTGGCGGCAGTGGTGCGCGGGAAAGTGCATATCCGCGATGATCTGGGCCACGGTTCCAACAGCGATGCCGAGTGGCTGGCGCTGCTTCATGCGCTGGAAATTGCACAAGCGACGGGCGCGCACGACTTTGAACTGGTGGGCGACAGCGTACCGGTGATCGCACAGGCCAATGGCATCGCAAAAGGCCGCTCGGCTGCCGGCAGGGCGCATTATGCGCGATTTGTCACGTTGGCTGAAGTCCACCCACCCGCGCGCATCCGCTGGATCAGACGCGCGCAGAACCTTGCAGGAATAGCGCTGGCGGCGCGACACGAGCGGTGA
- the gmk gene encoding guanylate kinase: MPATIPHDDTLHRRGLMFILSSPSGAGKTTIARKLLSEDNEIAMSVSVTTRPMRDGEVEGRDYFFVDQAEFDRMVNAGEFYEWATVFGNCYGTPKAHIRDRLKAGGDVLFDIDWQGTQQLHQKAQADVVRVFILPPSLEELNRRLTGRGTDSADVIAARMARAQAEISHWDGYDYVVINDDVTGCFEKVREILAAERMRRTRQTGLIDFVRGLMRG; this comes from the coding sequence ATGCCTGCAACGATCCCGCACGACGATACCCTGCACCGCCGGGGCCTCATGTTCATCCTTTCCTCGCCGTCTGGTGCCGGCAAGACCACGATCGCGCGCAAATTGTTGAGTGAAGACAACGAGATCGCCATGTCGGTTTCGGTAACCACGCGACCGATGCGGGATGGGGAAGTCGAAGGCCGGGACTACTTCTTCGTCGATCAGGCCGAATTCGACCGCATGGTGAATGCGGGCGAGTTCTACGAATGGGCGACGGTCTTCGGCAATTGCTACGGTACGCCCAAGGCCCATATCCGTGATCGCCTGAAGGCGGGCGGCGATGTGCTGTTCGATATCGACTGGCAGGGCACACAACAATTGCACCAGAAAGCGCAGGCCGATGTGGTGCGCGTGTTCATCCTGCCCCCCAGTCTGGAGGAACTGAACCGCCGCCTGACCGGTCGCGGTACTGACAGCGCCGACGTGATCGCCGCCCGCATGGCCCGCGCCCAGGCGGAAATCAGCCACTGGGACGGCTACGATTACGTCGTGATCAACGACGACGTGACCGGATGCTTCGAGAAAGTGCGCGAGATTCTGGCTGCCGAACGCATGCGCCGCACCCGCCAGACCGGTCTTATCGATTTCGTGCGCGGATTGATGCGGGGCTGA
- a CDS encoding SspB family protein → MSDAPDSLIPYDEIVQEALRAVVGRVLGQVAAGGGMLPGTHHFYITFKTGAPGVDIPQRLRERFPDEMTIVLQNKFWDLKVEEDRFSVGLSFNQIPSILLIPFSAITAFVDPAVDFGLQFQAVVDDEAEPVDAAENDSPEQADESTVERSDDGSNVVTVDFGKKK, encoded by the coding sequence ATGAGCGATGCACCCGACAGCCTGATCCCCTACGACGAAATCGTGCAGGAGGCCCTGCGCGCGGTCGTTGGCCGGGTTCTGGGCCAGGTAGCGGCAGGCGGCGGCATGTTGCCGGGCACGCACCATTTCTACATCACGTTCAAGACCGGCGCGCCCGGCGTGGACATTCCGCAGCGGCTGCGCGAACGCTTCCCGGATGAGATGACGATCGTCCTGCAAAACAAGTTCTGGGATCTCAAGGTCGAGGAAGACCGCTTCAGCGTGGGTCTTTCGTTCAACCAGATCCCGTCGATCCTGCTGATCCCGTTCTCCGCGATCACCGCCTTCGTTGATCCTGCCGTCGATTTCGGATTGCAGTTCCAGGCTGTGGTGGATGACGAAGCCGAGCCGGTCGACGCTGCCGAGAACGATTCGCCGGAACAAGCCGACGAAAGCACCGTTGAACGCAGCGACGACGGATCGAACGTCGTCACGGTTGATTTCGGCAAGAAAAAGTAG
- the hisB gene encoding imidazoleglycerol-phosphate dehydratase HisB, which translates to MRTGSITRKTEETDIAVSVNLDGTGIYKVETGIGFLDHMIEQFSRHSLIDIECRVKGDLHVDQHHTTEDSAIALGQAIAQALGDKKGITRYGHTYSPMDEALCRVALDISGRPVLVWKAAFTQPRLGEMDTELFEHWFASISQAAGITLHIESLYGSNNHHIVEGIYKGFARAMRQAVAIDPRKADAVPSTKGILGG; encoded by the coding sequence ATGCGCACCGGATCGATCACGCGAAAAACCGAGGAAACCGACATTGCCGTGTCGGTGAACCTCGATGGGACGGGCATTTACAAGGTGGAGACCGGCATCGGCTTTCTCGATCACATGATCGAGCAGTTCAGCCGTCATTCGCTGATCGATATCGAATGCCGGGTGAAGGGCGATCTTCACGTCGACCAGCACCACACGACTGAGGACAGCGCCATTGCGCTGGGCCAGGCCATCGCACAGGCGCTGGGCGACAAGAAGGGCATCACCCGCTACGGCCACACCTATTCGCCGATGGACGAGGCGTTGTGTCGCGTCGCGCTGGATATTTCGGGCCGCCCGGTGCTCGTGTGGAAGGCAGCTTTCACACAACCCCGCCTTGGCGAGATGGACACCGAACTGTTCGAACACTGGTTCGCTTCGATTTCGCAGGCCGCCGGGATCACCCTGCATATCGAAAGCCTTTACGGTTCGAACAATCACCACATCGTCGAAGGCATCTACAAGGGTTTCGCCCGCGCGATGCGGCAGGCCGTGGCGATAGACCCGCGCAAGGCCGACGCCGTGCCTTCGACCAAGGGCATCCTCGGTGGCTGA
- the hisH gene encoding imidazole glycerol phosphate synthase subunit HisH, with translation MADTLALVDYGAGNLRSVANALKAAGAEGVVVTADPSVVRTADRIVLPGVGAFRHCIGALAGVPGLIDALEERVLVGAAPFLGICVGMQLLADRGVEHGVTNGLGWIGGEVRAIEPADPTIKVPHMGWNDVAPMPHPGGAELVEPGEAYFLHSYHFVAEEGAHIAAMSDHGGGIVAAVARDNILGVQFHPEKSQGYGLAMLTRFLEWKP, from the coding sequence GTGGCTGATACCCTCGCACTGGTGGATTACGGCGCGGGCAACCTGCGCTCGGTCGCCAATGCGCTGAAGGCGGCCGGCGCTGAGGGCGTGGTCGTTACCGCCGATCCCAGTGTCGTGCGGACCGCTGACCGCATCGTCCTGCCGGGCGTCGGCGCTTTTCGACACTGCATCGGCGCGCTGGCGGGTGTTCCGGGGCTGATCGATGCGCTGGAAGAGCGGGTGCTGGTGGGCGCTGCGCCGTTCCTGGGCATTTGCGTGGGCATGCAACTGCTGGCGGATCGCGGCGTGGAGCACGGCGTGACCAACGGCCTTGGCTGGATCGGAGGCGAAGTGCGCGCCATCGAACCTGCGGACCCCACGATCAAGGTGCCGCACATGGGCTGGAACGATGTAGCGCCGATGCCGCATCCCGGTGGTGCGGAACTGGTCGAACCGGGCGAAGCCTATTTCCTGCACTCCTACCATTTCGTAGCCGAAGAGGGCGCACACATCGCGGCGATGAGCGATCATGGCGGCGGGATCGTTGCGGCGGTGGCGCGCGACAACATCCTTGGCGTACAATTCCACCCGGAAAAGAGCCAGGGCTATGGCCTTGCCATGCTGACGCGTTTCCTTGAATGGAAGCCTTGA
- a CDS encoding glycosidase, with the protein MSKFPFDRLVFTPFMVDLERSPLAGHFGAETFVLGAFNPGMTVLPNGNLLLMVRVAEALRHPIRDGKVHAIRWHDGGYVIDAWPLELADTSDPRKFLLHGGGWKVMALTSLSWLLPVEMSADGLDVVAAHYDKAIAPQGTYQAYGIEDARISKMGDGAYLMTTCSVSPERHSTTLYSSHNGLDWTFEGIVLDHQNKDMLIFEGLIRGEYWAQTRPLGDLYFAYPPGSEWRAGPSINLATSPDALHWRPHINPGIRPHSGTAATARIGGGAPPVMTEIGGQRGWLTLWHGVEPKEIVGIYRTYWSLLDPHDPSQVIAGSHAPLLEPDAELTRPLEDLLYLRDVVFTTGIVDAGERFIVASGEADLACRITHVPKEAFR; encoded by the coding sequence ATGAGCAAGTTTCCGTTTGATCGTCTCGTGTTCACACCATTCATGGTCGACCTTGAACGGTCGCCGCTGGCGGGGCACTTCGGGGCGGAAACATTTGTGCTGGGCGCTTTCAATCCCGGCATGACCGTTCTGCCCAACGGCAACCTGCTGCTCATGGTGCGGGTTGCCGAAGCGCTGCGCCACCCGATCAGGGACGGAAAGGTTCACGCGATCCGCTGGCACGATGGCGGTTACGTCATCGATGCCTGGCCGCTGGAGCTTGCGGACACGTCGGACCCGCGCAAGTTCCTGCTGCATGGCGGAGGGTGGAAGGTCATGGCGCTGACTTCGCTGTCATGGCTGCTGCCGGTTGAAATGTCAGCCGATGGTCTCGATGTGGTCGCAGCCCACTATGACAAGGCTATCGCGCCACAGGGCACCTACCAGGCCTATGGGATTGAAGATGCGCGAATTTCGAAAATGGGTGATGGCGCCTATCTGATGACGACCTGCTCGGTCAGCCCGGAACGCCATTCGACAACCCTCTATTCGTCGCACAACGGGCTGGACTGGACCTTCGAAGGCATCGTGCTGGACCACCAGAACAAGGACATGCTGATTTTCGAGGGGTTGATTCGGGGTGAATACTGGGCGCAGACCCGCCCCTTGGGCGATCTCTATTTTGCCTATCCTCCCGGCAGTGAATGGCGCGCAGGCCCTTCGATAAATCTTGCGACATCACCCGATGCCTTGCACTGGCGGCCGCATATCAATCCCGGCATCCGTCCGCATTCGGGCACCGCGGCGACCGCGCGGATCGGCGGGGGCGCACCGCCGGTCATGACGGAGATTGGCGGACAGAGGGGGTGGCTGACGCTGTGGCACGGCGTGGAACCCAAGGAGATCGTCGGCATCTATCGCACGTACTGGTCGCTGCTCGATCCGCACGATCCATCGCAAGTGATCGCGGGCAGCCACGCGCCGTTGCTAGAACCGGACGCCGAATTGACCCGCCCGCTCGAAGACCTGCTTTATCTGCGCGACGTGGTGTTCACGACCGGCATCGTCGATGCTGGCGAACGCTTCATCGTCGCTTCGGGTGAAGCTGACCTTGCCTGTCGGATCACACATGTTCCGAAGGAGGCATTCAGGTAA
- the hisA gene encoding 1-(5-phosphoribosyl)-5-[(5-phosphoribosylamino)methylideneamino]imidazole-4-carboxamide isomerase — protein MIVFPAIDLKAGQVVRLAEGDMDRATVYGDDPAHQAALFAQAGSQFLHVVDLDGSFAGRAENREAVEGILKAFTGHVQLGGGIRTREAVSGWFDLGVSRVVMGTAALKDPQFVKDMAKEFPGGIVVAVDARDGMVATEGWADVSDVSVVDLARRFEDAGVASLLFTDIGRDGLLKGVNIEATVELARRVDIPVIASGGVKGLDDIRMLKIHEVDGIEGVITGRALFEGRLDLAAAIAMAEA, from the coding sequence ATGATCGTCTTTCCCGCCATTGACCTGAAAGCTGGCCAGGTCGTCCGCCTTGCCGAAGGAGACATGGATCGCGCGACCGTTTACGGCGACGATCCCGCGCATCAGGCGGCTTTGTTCGCACAGGCCGGATCGCAATTCCTCCATGTGGTCGATCTCGACGGCTCGTTCGCGGGCCGGGCCGAGAATCGCGAGGCGGTGGAAGGCATCCTCAAGGCGTTCACTGGCCACGTCCAGCTCGGCGGTGGAATCCGCACGCGCGAGGCGGTTTCGGGCTGGTTCGACCTCGGCGTTTCGCGCGTGGTCATGGGCACGGCGGCGCTGAAAGACCCGCAATTCGTCAAGGATATGGCCAAGGAATTTCCCGGCGGCATCGTCGTGGCGGTGGACGCGCGCGACGGCATGGTTGCCACCGAGGGCTGGGCCGATGTGTCCGATGTGTCGGTGGTCGATCTCGCCCGCCGGTTCGAAGATGCGGGCGTTGCCAGCCTGCTGTTCACCGACATTGGCCGTGATGGCCTGCTCAAGGGCGTGAATATCGAAGCGACCGTCGAACTGGCCCGCCGCGTGGACATTCCGGTGATCGCCAGCGGTGGCGTGAAGGGTCTGGACGATATCCGCATGCTCAAGATCCACGAAGTCGACGGGATCGAGGGCGTGATTACAGGGCGGGCGCTGTTCGAAGGTCGGCTCGATCTGGCCGCTGCGATTGCGATGGCGGAAGCCTGA
- the hisF gene encoding imidazole glycerol phosphate synthase subunit HisF, with translation MTVRVRVIPCLDVRDGRVVKGVNFVDLRDAGDPVEQARAYDKAGADELCFLDISATHEGRGTLLDVVARTAEVCFMPLTVGGGVRAVEDARALLLAGADKVAVNSAAVARPELVRDIAEKFGAQCVVGSVDARRVAPGKWEIFTHGGRKGTGIDALAHAVKLAELGAGELLVTSMDGDGTKAGYDLELTRAIADAVPVPVIASGGVGTLDHLVAGVTQGHASAVLAASIFHFGTHSIAEAHAALRSAGLPARS, from the coding sequence ATGACCGTCCGCGTCCGCGTCATCCCCTGCCTTGATGTCCGCGATGGCCGCGTGGTCAAGGGCGTGAATTTCGTCGATCTGCGCGATGCGGGCGATCCGGTCGAACAGGCCCGCGCCTATGACAAGGCGGGCGCAGACGAACTGTGCTTCCTCGACATTTCCGCCACGCACGAAGGACGCGGTACGCTGCTCGATGTCGTCGCGCGCACCGCCGAGGTCTGCTTCATGCCGCTGACTGTGGGCGGCGGAGTCCGCGCGGTGGAAGACGCCCGCGCTCTGCTGCTGGCAGGGGCGGACAAGGTTGCGGTCAATTCCGCCGCCGTCGCCCGGCCAGAACTGGTGCGCGACATCGCCGAGAAGTTCGGCGCGCAGTGCGTGGTCGGCTCGGTCGATGCGCGGCGGGTTGCGCCGGGGAAATGGGAAATCTTCACCCACGGCGGGCGCAAGGGGACCGGGATCGACGCGCTGGCCCATGCGGTGAAACTGGCCGAACTGGGCGCTGGCGAATTGCTGGTCACATCAATGGACGGCGATGGAACGAAAGCGGGCTACGATCTTGAACTGACCCGTGCGATTGCCGATGCCGTGCCGGTTCCAGTCATCGCCAGCGGCGGTGTCGGTACACTCGATCACCTCGTGGCAGGGGTCACGCAGGGCCATGCCAGCGCGGTACTGGCGGCTTCGATCTTCCACTTCGGCACACACTCGATTGCCGAGGCTCACGCCGCCTTGCGCAGCGCGGGATTGCCTGCGCGTTCGTAA
- a CDS encoding phosphoribosyl-ATP diphosphatase yields MEHSDTLARLEATIAQRMQGDPSASYVAKLNARGIAKIAQKVGEEGTETVIAALAGDHAELVGEAADLIFHLMVLLAARQVPLADVLAELQRREGTSGIAEKAGRSN; encoded by the coding sequence ATGGAACACAGCGACACTCTCGCCCGCCTTGAAGCCACGATTGCCCAGCGCATGCAGGGCGATCCTTCGGCGAGCTATGTCGCGAAGCTCAATGCCAGGGGCATCGCCAAGATCGCGCAGAAGGTGGGCGAGGAAGGCACCGAGACCGTCATCGCCGCACTGGCAGGCGATCACGCCGAACTTGTGGGTGAAGCTGCCGACCTGATATTCCACCTGATGGTACTGCTTGCCGCCCGGCAAGTGCCGCTGGCCGACGTACTGGCGGAATTGCAGCGCCGCGAAGGCACATCGGGCATTGCCGAAAAAGCTGGCAGGAGCAACTGA
- a CDS encoding histidine triad nucleotide-binding protein yields MAVDATQPYDDQNIFAKILRGEIPNKTIYQDDFALAFHDINPQAPTHVLVIPTGAYVSWDDFSARASDAEIAGFVRAVGKVARDMGLVAPGYRLLSNAGTDSHQEVPHLHVHLFAGKPLGPMLVR; encoded by the coding sequence ATGGCCGTTGACGCGACGCAGCCCTATGACGACCAGAACATCTTTGCGAAAATCCTGCGTGGGGAAATCCCCAACAAGACCATCTATCAGGACGATTTCGCGCTGGCTTTCCACGATATCAATCCGCAAGCGCCAACGCATGTTCTGGTGATTCCCACAGGCGCCTATGTCAGCTGGGACGATTTCTCGGCCAGGGCGAGCGACGCCGAAATTGCCGGTTTCGTGCGCGCCGTGGGCAAAGTCGCGCGCGACATGGGGTTGGTTGCGCCGGGTTATCGCCTGCTCTCGAATGCAGGCACGGACAGCCATCAGGAAGTACCGCACCTGCACGTCCATCTATTCGCCGGAAAGCCGCTCGGCCCGATGCTCGTGCGTTGA
- a CDS encoding YbgC/FadM family acyl-CoA thioesterase: protein MTLPQPSSGLFDGSQHLFAVRVYFEDTDLSGVVYHANYLRWFERARSDMLRLLAIDQRAAHEAGEGAYAVSTMDLRYLRPAKLDDSVLINSHVAELSPASCRIVQRAFRDETLLCEAKVRVAFVAPNGRPRRQPREWVAAFQTVFSESEGLQSA from the coding sequence ATGACCTTGCCCCAGCCTTCTTCCGGTCTTTTTGACGGTAGCCAGCACCTGTTCGCGGTCCGCGTCTATTTCGAGGACACGGACCTTTCGGGCGTGGTCTATCACGCCAATTATCTGCGCTGGTTCGAACGCGCCCGGTCAGACATGCTCCGTCTGCTGGCGATTGACCAGCGCGCCGCGCATGAAGCGGGTGAGGGGGCCTATGCGGTCAGCACCATGGATTTGCGCTATCTTCGCCCGGCAAAGCTGGATGATAGCGTACTGATCAATAGCCACGTTGCCGAACTTTCGCCCGCTTCCTGCCGCATCGTGCAGCGTGCGTTCAGGGATGAAACGCTCCTGTGCGAAGCGAAAGTGCGTGTCGCTTTCGTTGCCCCGAACGGTCGCCCGCGTCGCCAGCCGCGCGAATGGGTGGCAGCTTTCCAGACCGTCTTTTCCGAATCTGAAGGACTACAATCCGCATGA